The following are from one region of the Thiocapsa rosea genome:
- a CDS encoding GDP-L-fucose synthase family protein, producing the protein MVGAAIVRRLEAAGVSDILARTHRELDLTDTRAVDAFFAETRPSRVYLAAAKVGGIQANNSFPAEFIHQNLMIEANIIHAAWRNGVERLLFLGSSCIYPRLAPQPITEEALLTGTLESTNEPYAIAKIAGIKLCESYNRQYGTDFRSLMPTNLYGPGDNFDLENSHVIPALMRKFHEAKTQGAPAVTVWGTGTPRREFLHVDDLADACIHLMGLAPETYRAHTRPMCSHVNAGVGEDVSIRELAETIRDVVGFSGEIRFDTDKPDGTPRKLLDVGRLAALGWSARTRLPDGLAQTYAWFLEHLDALRT; encoded by the coding sequence ATGGTGGGTGCCGCCATCGTGCGTCGGTTGGAGGCCGCGGGCGTCTCTGACATCCTCGCGCGCACCCACCGGGAGCTGGATCTGACGGATACCCGGGCGGTCGATGCCTTCTTTGCCGAGACGCGGCCGTCCCGGGTCTATCTGGCGGCGGCCAAGGTCGGCGGTATCCAGGCCAACAACAGCTTCCCGGCCGAGTTCATCCATCAAAATCTGATGATCGAGGCCAACATCATCCATGCCGCTTGGCGCAACGGTGTAGAGCGCCTGCTCTTTCTCGGCAGCTCCTGCATCTATCCGCGCCTCGCCCCGCAGCCGATCACCGAAGAGGCGCTCTTGACCGGGACGCTCGAGTCCACCAACGAGCCCTATGCCATCGCCAAGATCGCCGGGATCAAGCTCTGCGAGTCCTACAACCGGCAATACGGGACGGACTTCCGCAGTCTGATGCCGACCAACCTCTACGGCCCCGGCGACAACTTCGATCTGGAGAACAGCCACGTCATCCCGGCGTTGATGCGCAAGTTCCACGAGGCCAAGACCCAAGGCGCACCCGCGGTGACCGTCTGGGGCACCGGCACGCCGCGTCGGGAATTCCTGCATGTCGACGACCTCGCCGACGCCTGCATACACCTCATGGGGCTCGCGCCCGAGACCTACCGGGCGCACACCCGGCCCATGTGCTCCCATGTCAACGCAGGCGTGGGGGAAGACGTGAGCATCCGCGAGCTCGCCGAGACCATTCGCGACGTCGTCGGCTTCAGCGGCGAGATCCGCTTCGACACCGACAAACCCGACGGCACCCCGCGCAAGCTCCTCGACGTCGGCCGTCTCGCTGCACTCGGCTGGAGCGCGCGTACCCGTCTTCCGGATGGGTTGGCACAGACCTACGCTTGGTTCCTCGAGCATCTGGATGCGCTCAGGACTTAA